From the genome of Mercenaria mercenaria strain notata unplaced genomic scaffold, MADL_Memer_1 contig_3429, whole genome shotgun sequence:
gtccatgaacaaaccgagcctgcaacattttctttaatgacgtgttgggcgacctgtggttttccactttttttatttcatctatgAGTCTGCGTCCGCGTCAGCGTCCCTATTTGTTTAAGGTTCATCAACAGTGTTTGGAGACGATCCTTCAGATGAATATTAATTTCTGAAATTTATATCTCATAGACCAttaccatttataataaatatactgaCTTGTTCAGAGGAAGTaggaaatactttattcaaaggtAAGATTGTTTAGGaatgtgtattttgtttaatatcacaTTCACTTCGACAGTAaacgttctattttgtagaaaatatcaaacttctttttcaaacgtatttttctttaattttgttttggttgTGTGTGCAACATATTTATCTGGGTACTCCCCAGTAATAAAATGTTAACTTACATATTCTCTTGAACATAgcagtatttatttcattttgacagctctattttcactttcattttgcaatttttgcaacgttttgaaatgtgcatgtttttaacattttcaacactgggagtacctggagaaatatgttaggcacacaataagtatagacataatgtcaaaatatttttgaaaaggaagtttgatattttctacaaaacagaatgtagacgagcaaagtacatgtgatataagagaaaATTGATTATTCCAAACATAACACTTCTCTTAAAAGACACTTCTACTTATTCTGAACAGTTTGgtgtacattttatgaaaaacaaaggctTATGATggctaaaaacataaaacaaaaattcccctgaggggcagtttcaaaacactttatatgaaccttattcactgtgataaattggattacactgcacaggttcaataactctattttgcgtTTGTATAAACGTATGCCCCTTTAATGACAGACATGTTTTGATTgaggttttatatgtaagtaggtatttcagtacctactaatggaaatggattgaatcgtcacacacttgttcactattttgatctgatatgcagtgctcaggtgacataactctactttgcatttttccaaatttatgccatttttttcgactaagcagtcgTTGGTTAAATTTGTGTaggtaaactggtatctcagtaccctctaatgggaatgaattTAAACTTGCACAATTGTCCCTGTCATGAGATgatatgcattgcacaggttccataactctttttgcaattttacaaaattatggcccccttttcgacttcaatattcattcaattgacaaaactgttgaatagtcgagcgttgctgtcctccgacagctcttgtttttacattacgtaGCCTAATTTCATCTATTTtcgactgaaaatgccataccaggtttatatctgcgatacttttctattgcgattcaggagtacacaaagaggacttttctactttctaacggttgaagatttaaatTAACATTCAGTAATTACTTAAagcacattgtttgattttcatttgactgataatttgtggggcgatttgggtTAAAATCATATGTCCCCCTTCAGCGGTTTTTTATTGCAGCTACAaattgtggaaaaaaaaaacgttgcagtttatgtttcgaaactttcgaatttcataggttgatgtactcacacctctcaacgtacaaggttcttactatacctgtccattattaacctgtacctgtccattcttaaagcatccattattttaagaatggacagttacaggttaagaatggacaggtatagtaaaataatcgtgtgtatagagcggtatcggtacaataacctatataatggacaaaactaacaaaggattacatcacagcTGTGTTTTAATTCTTGCTAGATTATCATCACGTACCAGAACAATATCACCGTTTGACAGGTTTCTTTTTGCAGATGTCCATTTCTTACGTACCTGCAAGTTTTGTAGATATTCGTTCCTTCATCTGGTCCAGAACTGATTTAGTAAAAACTAAAAGTGCCTCTGTCAGAACGAAGCTGACGAATCGGACCCCTGATTGCAATGAACCGTCTTAAAGAGCTGATGAATGAATCAGTTTCTAAGGACGTAGCCGTTTCAACGTGAACTGCCCTGCAGGCTAGACAAGTGAACAGAACCCCATAGCGCTTCATTTCCTTTCGCCCTTCCTTAACATAAAATGGACCAAAATAGTCTACTGCGCAATACGTGAATGGGGGAGATGGTTCTAGACGGTCAGATGGCAAGTCAGCCATTTTATGACCTTCAAAGGAACACCATAGCCTACGACAAACAACACATTTCAAAATTACATGAGAAACTGCCGAACTACAACCAATAATCCAGAGTCCATTATTCCGAATAATATTCGTAGTCATTCCGCGACCCTGATGTTTAACATTGTCATGATAATGCCGTATAACAAGCTCTGTTATATGACCCTTTCTAGGAAGTACAACTGGAAACTTCACCAGATCTGACATTTCGGCATGTTGAACACGACCACCTACACGAATTAAGCCATTTTTGTCAAGAAACGGATCTAAGGAACATAGGTTTTGACCTTCCCTTTAAGGACTTAGTTCTTAATGACTGTGTTGCCCTGTCAGAAGAAACTCTAACTATATTATGAGTTTTAAGTGTATCAATTTCACCCTTGAAATCATTCAACTGGACAGCCTTAAAGATTTCAGTATCGGCGTTCTGTAGTTCATTTACTGTGACGGGACTGTAATGTAATGAACGTTTCTCCACACCAGTAGTTTGCAACTTCCTTgatttttgcaacaattttcCCTTGTACCTAAGCACCAATGCTACTGCTCGTTTACACCTGTGCCAATCAGAGAAGTACACAAGCCGTTCCAACAAGCCGTTCCAACAATGAACTGAAGCAGGGTGGTTTTgcatttggcaaaaatgtttgaACATGTTTTAACTTTGGGTCATCAGGACATACTGAAAACTGTGCACCGGTATTTGCTGAAATTGCATCCTGCTTCCAGAGAAATTCTGGACCATTGAGCCACATAGGGTTCTTAGCTAGCTCTGCTACAGATGCACCTCGAGAAGCCAAATCCGCAGGATTTTCACCAGAGACAACATAATTCCATTGGTTAGGGTTTGTATGCTCTTTAATTTGCTGAACTCTGTTAGCGACAAATATATGAAATCTCCTTGCTTCGTTGCAAATATATCCCAGTACAACCTTACTATCGGTCCAGAAAAAGGGTTTAAGGTTTGAGTACTCAAGTTCTTGATCCAAAAGTGAGGAAATTATAAATGACAGCACAGCTGCTGTAAATTCAAGACGTGGTATTGTGATGGGTCTTAAAGGTACAACACGAGATTTGCCCATTAACAACGAACAATGCACCTGGCCAACATCATTCACCAAACGAATATAAGAGCACTGCCCATACCCATAGCTACTTGCATCGGAAAAATGATGCATCTCAGTAATTCTAATGTCGCCAAAACCTTCAGGCTTAACACACCTTGGAAACTTCAAAAGAGGAAGATTCTTCAGGTCAGCGCACCACTTCACCCACTTGCCATTTAGACTTTCTGGTAAGGGGTCATCCCAACCCACCTGGTCTGCACACATCTGCTGCAGAATTTGCTTTCCGGATAAAGCCGCTGGAGATATAAAACCAAGAGGATCATATATCGAACTGACTGTAGATAAGATACCCCTTCTTGTGAGAGGGCGATTGTTTGAGACAATCTCATATTGAAATGTATCAGAGTCTAAACACCAAAGGACTCCCAAGGTTCTCTGAACAGGTAAGTTATCACCAGTCAAGTCAACATTTTTGAGATCTTCATCTCGAGACTCAGAGAGGGACTGTATCCCAACCTTAGAATTAGAGACAAACTTGTGGAGCCTGAGACCAGCCTTACTGCATAACTCAGTACTTTTCTTAATCAAATTGACAGCTTCAGGAACAGAAGATACAGACCACAACCCATCATCAACATAAAAATCACGCCTTATGAAGTCAGCTATCTCAGACCCAAACTGTTCTTCATTGTCGGAAGCCATATTCTTCATTCCAAAGTTAGCACAACCTGGGGAGGAAGTTGCTCCAAATAAATGCACAGTCATTCTAAATTCTGTAGGGGACCTTTCAAAGTCGTCATCCTCCCACCAAAGAAACCTAAGATAATCTCTATGGGCCTTACAAGCCTTGAATTGATGAAACATTTTTTCAGCATCACACATCAAAGCCACCGGCTCCTTTCTGAACCTGCAAAGGACTCCCGCGAGTTTATTGGTCAAGTCAGGGCCTTGGAGTAGATGTACATTCAAGCTTTCGCCTTCAAATGTTGCGCTGCAATCAAAAACCACTCGAATTTTATTACGTTTCGGAGAGTGATACATGATGTGGAATAAACCAAGAGGTCTTATTCGAATCAAGATCTGACTCAGGGACCCTTTCAGCATGGCCATTACTAATCAGCTCCTTCATAAATTGGGAGTAGTGTTGACAGAATGTTGAGTCTCTTTTCAGTCTTTGTCGCAGAGATTTCACCCTTTTCAAAGCCATAAACTTGTTATTTGGAAGAACTGGATCAGCTCCCTTAAAGGGGAGTAGCATAACATAATGACCATCCTGAAAACAGATACCTTTGGACAGCTTCGACACAAAGAGCTGATCTTCCTGAGACAGTTTGTTGCACATTTCCCCAGAATCGCAAAACTCACGGTCATGTATGCGCAAAATGTCACTGGACACAACCTCCTTGACCTTAGTACGCAGTGAGAACAGGACAATTTCTTTCTGACTATCACTGACTGATAGAGCCGAAGGAACTTCGCAACAGAGAACACGGTGACTCAAGTCGATTGAGTCATCTTCAACGCAGTTTAAATCAATAGTTCCAACTATTGTCCATCCTAAATCTGTCTTTTGAGCGTAAGGACCATTACCAACAGGAGTTATAACTTCCCGAAGGACTAGGGCTTGTGGGCAATTATATCCAATCAACAAACCTATCTCTGCCTCTTGCAGTGGTGGTAAGCAGTCAGAAATGCATTTTAAGTGCGGCCAGAACTTAGTATGCTCGGGTGTTGGAATGTGTGCACGATTGGCTGGCATTATCTCCCTTGTATAGGTGTCAGGTAAGGTTATACGGGTATAGTCATAGAAACCTCTAACTTGTAGACCCCTCAACTTTTGACTGTTCACTAATTTGTTCTCGGCATGCAGAGTCGATAGTGACAATTTAACGTCAACCCCAGAAAGACCCAATGCACTGCGTGTATTATCTAACAAAAAGGTAGTACCTGATTGAGTGTCCAATAAAGCATATACAAGAACCTCCCTATCAGGATTGTCGCAATGCGATACACACACAGGTAGAATCATTGAAACTTACTGGTCTGGCTTATGTTGCTTAAGAACGCAGCACCTGAGTGTCTAGTCTGTACAGGTGTACCTGTAACTGTGGTCTCCCTGTTGACATCACCATTACCATTTTCGCTGCCAGTCTTCCTGGAATCAATCTGGGTAAGTTTGTCACCATGTAGAGAGCTAGGGTGATTCTTAGaacaaacattacatttcaaCCGTTGTCTGCAACTTTTAGATACATGGCCTTCCTGTAAGCAGCCAAAACAAAGTATCTTTTCCAATGCGAAGTCCTTTCGATCACCTACCGATTTTTTCAGAAAGGAAAAACAAACATCAAGACCATGGTGCATTTGACATaaaggacaaacattctgagacTGACATGAACCTTGATATGTAGTCGATTGTGTATTCGAAAGATAGGAACGACAACCAGGACTGGCAGAAGCCTTAGCATGTCTATGTGAGTATTTTCCAACCTTGTCACTAGCAGAACTGAGATTACCCTTGACGCAAAAGACAGAAGTAACTGGGTCCGAATCTATCTTTGCTTCCTTTGAACAAAGTCAACAAACTGCTTAAAGGAGGGGAACACCTTGTGTTCTTCCTTCGATGTGGCTGCAATTCTGTTCCACCTTATAACTAGCCGTTCAGGCAACTTGgacaacattttttaattttctcgaCTATCATTCAAAACACTTAAGCTTGGAACATTACTCATTGCTGTAAGACACTGCTTCAAAAAGTCAGAGAATTTAAGCAGCCCAGAAGCATCTTTTGGTACAACCTTTGACCAGGATTCAAGTTTATCCCGAAACGCTGATGCTATCACAAATGGGTTACCATACCTTTCGTCCAGTAGTCGTTTCGCATCTTCGTAGGCATCGTCTGTTGAcaacagaaaataattttctaCCACCTGTCTCACTGGGCCACCTAAATACTTCTTTAAATAATGAATCTTTCCCCATCTGGAAGATTTCTTTGCTTTATCAATGTTTTGAACGCTGTCTTCCATGTGGGAAATTGGATGGGGTCTCCATAAAAAATATTTGGTTCGGGTGGTGGGAGTCTATTCAAACTGACCTGGGTAGCAAGAGATTTTGTTAGTTCTACAAGATTTTTACCAAGTGATTGAGTAGAGTTACCATCAGGAATGTCTTCATGTGTTTGGGTTACACCTGCACTGTGACTTGAAGTGTTAGCTACAAAATCTTGTGCTGATGGATTTAACCTAGAACCATTTGAGTCAGTGTGAGTTTGAGATGTTGTTTTCAGAGGCTTCTGAGAGTCGACACCCATTTTTACCTCATTGACGGCATTATTCACTATTTGTTCTTGTTTAATGATGAGATCTGATTGCGAGTCCTGTGACGCATTCTGAGATTTGACATAGTCATAAACATAATCCTTTGACACATCCTTTGGCACTCTCAACATCTGCCTTGGTAACATCCGGGGAGAAAGGATCAACAGAATTAAGAACCTTTAGCTTAGCATTAGCCATCTCTAACTGTTTCATTGTTTCAATTTTCTCTAGCTCCTCTCTGGTTTTTGCCTCAACTTCGATAAACTTTAACTTAGTTTTCAGACTAGGAGCCTCAGCTTGAACGGACACCCTTGTAAGAACTGAAGATATTGAGAGGAATGTCAAGAGGAACGACGAGATGACTGGGACTTACCCGAAACAGCTGAAGACCTTTCCGCCTTGATTGTTCTAATGGCATCGGATATACCAATCATTAAACTTTGATGTTCACTTTCAATGCATTCATATTTTTTCACTTCTGGGGAACTATTATCTAACTGATAGagtgaaatacattttaaacatctgAAAAGAGTACCTCCAGCACAGAACGCTCATTCCTAATAAATTCATGATTGTCACAATCTGCCAAATATATAGTAATCTGATTGGCTTGTTTACGCCACTTCGTAACTACAGATCTAAATTTACCTGACAACTGCTCTTGTCTGTCGGTTTCCGTTCACGAACCTCACCAACCTCACCTTCAGATGTAGTAGACTGTATCTCTTCTCCATGAGCATCTTCGCCACTTGTTTCATAAGATTCTTGTGTACACACCTCACCTTCTGTTTCACACGTTTCTGTAGTCTGCGACATTCTGAAGAAATGCATATTAAGGAACAGAGTACAATATTTTGTCAAGcacacatgtatatatgtaataaatcTAAACCCTTAAAATGAAACCTTAATGCTCGAATGTAATTTATCCAAAAATGCTTGCAATCCAATAAAATTCAAGTTCTTAAATTTTAAGCAGTCATAGAACaacgaaagaaaaaaatgtaagaaaggTAAAGTACAGTGAGTGGTTACTATTTATGGCTGATCGGTGCAAACTAGAAATTTCTGTAATGCAACATGACAAAATATGATCACAACAGACGCAATTGCAACCAGTGATTAACAATACGTGGCTGGGCAATCCCGGTCTACGCAATAAAGTTCAGTTAAATGTGTGGCTGGGCAATCCCGGCCTACGCAATAAAGTTCAGTTAAATTGCACCCGATTATTTGCTCTACCCCGGTTGCATACTACCATGAATGATGATGCTAAACACAGTCCTTAAACATTTTTCACTTCAGTGACGTCAGCCATGCTCTACAAAGATTTTCGTCCGGATGAATAACATCTGAGAGTAAGTTGAAATTTATGGAGTAGCGTCCCCGCGATGACTTTGCCTTCCGAGATCTCAccaaatcttggttaaatttcaaTGTGTATGTATCAACTTGACTGTTTAATTCATCAATGAAATTGTTTGCAGAATCAATAAGTTCGGTTAATTTTTTGTTATCGGATTTGAAGGTATCTGGAGATTCTAGACCCTTTCGGCTGTTCCAAAGTTGAATTGAATAGTATGTTTTTTGCAAGAAAGTTACTTTAGAATTGTGGTCTGCGCAGCATTGCTTGATTTTTCCAAGATTTTCCTGAAGCTTTTTTAAGCATGTGTCCGATTTTTTGCGTAAATTTATGAAACGGTGACCCTTTTCTGCGAAATCACACGTGCCAACCCAAATATACACACTCATGGGTGAAAGTGTGCTAATTTTATTGTCAATATTGTTCGACAGCCACCTCAATGCAGCCGCAGACGTCAAGCCACCTTTACAAACCCAATTAATTTTTCTATCAAAGTTTGAACTCGTGTTAACTGCTCGTATGTACTTTCCCTTGCTGTCACTGACAAAAAAAAGGTGTCAATATAGGGTTAGTAGGTTCTTCCACAACTCGACCAGCTTGTTTTAATAATTTCCGGTTACTCATCTGATGTCATCAACACGCTGATTTTGGCAGAGTTTGACTGTGGCGGTATAGACAACAACGAAGACCAATTCCCTTGAGATGTACTGCAGACATACATTTATTCTATATTGTATTCTACGTCAAACTCTTGTGGACGTATTTTGGCCTTTTAAACGCAGAAAACGCAGAAAAATATCTTCTTAGAAACTGTTTGATTTCCCGCAAAACGCAATACGAAAAGAAGAACCCTACGGTTACAATATCGTTGTCGTCTACATCTCGCTGTGATCAACGCGGTCCCAACGAGGCAGTCACAGCCCGTATCTCCAACTCATCCACAAAGGAACTTCATACAGCGCCTTCGCCGCAGAATATCTTTTATCCAACAAAACTTCGCATTATTCTCACCAGCAACTATGCGCTCTCGCAGTTACCCGATATACGACGACTGATCGATTGATATCGTTTAGAGCCTTAAACTATATGCATAATTTTATACTCGAGGTAAACTGAATACAATTTTCGGTCTATACTCTGCGTGGCATGGTTTATGCtttattgtgtctgaaagggcggatagACCGTAATTAAACTTATACACTGACTGACTGAAATATACGTACTGCACCTATTCAAGCTGGTAAATAACGGACAGTTATTTTGGTAAAACGTTTTAACTAAGCTTGTGATCCGAGAGATAAGATCGATAATCAACGGTCTGAACTGATCCGTTATCGTGGCATTATCGTATACCTGTACGGCCCTGTGATGTGTTACGCGTATTGAAAGCTTTATGAATATGTTGTGAAAACTGATCAACAATGTGTATGTCAGGTTgtgaaacaaagaacaaacaaGAATGGATCAGCAAATATTGCAGGCCGTCCAGAAGTATCACGATATGTGTTTCATTCTTGGCCCTGGCCTCGTTATCCGATTTCGTTCGGTGATCGGTGATAAGCAACGGTAAATAAACTAAGCGCTGAGCTACATTTGCATATCTTTAAGCTTAGTTGCATGCGTTCTAACATAAAATCAATATCACACGTACAAATTGATATTGATATGCCTTACGCACGCAGCAGCATCGTCTTAGCAATGCGTACGTATGTTAGATTATAAATATGCAGCTTAGTATTTATTCTGTCAAATAACGTGAAAGTATTATGAAAACTTTGGGCGAAAAGATATCCCTGAAGGAGCTAATCGCTGTGAAAGTTGAAACGGTAATAtatattgatttcatttttaatatgatTATTCGTTTAAGTTGCAGTTTTCTAGCGAAAGAAGCCGAAAACATGAATTGTCATGAGTATGTTTGCTTTCCCCTGAGGTTAGAGTATACAGCACGATAAATGTCAATATTTGCCACCAATCCTTCCATAAAAAGGTGTTAGTGAAAGAACGACCAGGTTCCGCATTTTAAGACAATATCTAACGTCTTCGGAAAATACTTTttgacttttacaaagtttaccttttgtaaattattgtaactgtatagtaatttgtaaaacagaaaaaaaaactacgaaGTTACTTCAACAACAGTCCGTGTAGTGTTTTACATATTGATCTTGTCTTCTACAATATAGCGGAAATTTTCTTCAACACCCGAATTCATTGCATTTTACAATACAACGTTGAATAAAAGGTATGTACTCTGGATTTAATTGAATGAAAAGATGTTGTTAACATATCTATAGGGAGGCGTAAAATCAATAAGTAATAGATCTAGAAATGAAACATTCAATGCGTTTTAGACATTTTGTTTTAGTTAGGTTGCGCTGTACTAGATGTGTTTTTCAGACAATCATATAAATGCCACTGGCAAATCAGGTGATATCAAAAAAGGGATATAGGTTTCACCCGAGGCAGACTTCTTTTTGTAAAAATGCTCGAAAAGCAACATTGATACATGCCACAAGTCGTCTGATAAAAAATCAAGGCGAACAATCCTGTAAGGTCTTAACTTGGTAATGCTTAAAGGTATAT
Proteins encoded in this window:
- the LOC128553048 gene encoding uncharacterized protein LOC128553048, with product MSDLVKFPVVLPRKGHITELVIRHYHDNVKHQGRGMTTNIIRNNGLWIIGCSSAVSHVILKCVVCRRLWCSFEGHKMADLPSDRLEPSPPFTYCAVDYFGPFYVKEGRKEMKRYGVLFTCLACRAVHVETATSLETDSFISSLRRFIAIRGPIRQLRSDRGTFSFY
- the LOC128553049 gene encoding uncharacterized protein LOC128553049, which gives rise to MFHQFKACKAHRDYLRFLWWEDDDFERSPTEFRMTVHLFGATSSPGCANFGMKNMASDNEEQFGSEIADFIRRDFYVDDGLWSVSSVPEAVNLIKKSTELCSKAGLRLHKFVSNSKVGIQSLSESRDEDLKNVDLTGDNLPVQRTLGVLWCLDSDTFQYEIVSNNRPLTRRGILSTVSSIYDPLGFISPAALSGKQILQQMCADQVGWDDPLPESLNGKWVKWCADLKNLPLLKFPRCVKPEGFGDIRITEMHHFSDASSYGYGQCSYIRLVNDVGQVHCSLLMGKSRVVPLRPITIPRLEFTAAVLSFIISSLLDQELEYSNLKPFFWTDSKVVLGYICNEARRFHIFVANRVQQIKEHTNPNQWNYVVSGENPADLASRGASVAELAKNPMWLNGPEFLWKQDAISANTGAQFSVCPDDPKLKHVQTFLPNAKPPCFSSLLERLVGTACVLL